From the Chitinophaga lutea genome, one window contains:
- a CDS encoding methyltransferase, translating into MKLSKQQIKQHQKCVDLLNQEEMTYDEKLFVYENWYPAYDNQIGTIASFFTPVGLARDFQLMVGGKSVVDLCAGIGMLSFLYYHRMITWEETEVRVVCVERNYGFIEVGKKLFPEAEWIHGDVLDEELIKSLGRFDMAVSNPPFGNIKSDRSSKWLKYKGNDFDLKVVEIAGYLAPMAAFILPQGSLPFTLSDPGGYRNRSTEKYLKFNRETGIVLGPSMGIDCDFYKGDWKGAAPTVEVAEVESYLVDDMTVDPPEIEPVKRETSWAELLGVNREAMSDKERRARWEEWKAMARKAGDSEVVDYWAKDNIDESCAGCVHRDKDWCKLAELPCNINPVLTLQSGMIGMACMGAGKQTAPIQQTLF; encoded by the coding sequence ATGAAACTTTCAAAGCAACAAATAAAGCAGCATCAGAAATGTGTCGATCTGCTCAACCAGGAGGAGATGACCTACGACGAAAAACTGTTCGTTTATGAGAACTGGTATCCGGCGTATGATAATCAAATTGGAACGATCGCCTCGTTTTTTACTCCGGTTGGGCTTGCCAGAGACTTTCAGTTAATGGTAGGCGGTAAGTCAGTCGTAGACCTTTGCGCTGGGATTGGCATGCTTTCGTTCCTGTACTACCACAGGATGATTACCTGGGAGGAAACTGAGGTGCGTGTGGTTTGTGTTGAACGCAATTACGGATTCATCGAGGTGGGTAAGAAGCTTTTCCCTGAAGCAGAATGGATTCACGGTGATGTGCTGGATGAGGAACTGATCAAGTCTTTAGGCCGTTTTGATATGGCGGTGAGCAACCCGCCTTTTGGTAACATAAAATCCGACAGGTCATCGAAATGGCTAAAGTATAAGGGGAACGATTTCGATCTCAAAGTGGTTGAGATTGCCGGATACCTGGCGCCGATGGCCGCTTTCATTCTTCCTCAAGGGAGTTTGCCCTTTACGCTTTCCGACCCCGGCGGATACCGGAACCGGTCAACTGAAAAGTACCTGAAGTTTAACCGCGAAACCGGAATCGTCCTTGGCCCAAGCATGGGTATAGACTGCGATTTCTATAAAGGTGATTGGAAAGGCGCGGCCCCAACCGTAGAAGTAGCGGAAGTGGAATCTTACCTGGTGGATGACATGACCGTTGATCCTCCTGAAATCGAACCCGTAAAGCGGGAAACCTCATGGGCTGAGCTGCTCGGAGTAAACCGAGAAGCCATGTCTGACAAGGAAAGGAGGGCAAGATGGGAAGAATGGAAGGCGATGGCAAGAAAGGCCGGGGATAGTGAAGTAGTGGACTACTGGGCAAAGGACAATATCGACGAGTCATGTGCCGGCTGCGTCCACCGTGATAAGGACTGGTGCAAGCTCGCGGAGCTCCCCTGTAATATCAACCCAGTTCTGACCCTGCAAAGCGGAATGATAGGCATGGCATGTATGGGGGCCGGAAAACAGACCGCTCCAATTCAACAAACACTTTTTTAA
- a CDS encoding DNA cytosine methyltransferase: protein MPKKNSHITITDQFCGAGGSSQGATSAGEKLGGGVEVKLALNHWQLAIETHNTNFPDTLHDCTDISASDPRRYPSTHILITSPECTNHSLAKGQKVVKQQLDMFAAGKLDAAAERSRATMWDVPRFAEYHGYLAIIVENVVDARKWVMFESWLHAMHALDYKHRCVYHNSMHHHPTPQSRDRMYVVFWKKWLKEPNLDYTPAAHCPKCGKDVAAVQTWKRSDVRFGKYRQQYVYCCPVDGSVVEPYYYAAFNCIDWSDPGRRIGDREKPLSPNTAKRIQYGLDRYGKEPFQVVNYSPGYARSLSEPTGTVTTTDHHGIVQPFIINDQHSTGIGHRVRAAAECIPAVTTQPHFKVVFPFVIKQEHSKNEQNARSTAQAFQTQTTRQSMALIAPPPVMVENKGTSFAKSITAPAGCVTTVGYHGGNATEAWQSFLASYYNGSNCVQHFTEPTGTITTNDRAALVNYQTPRVEDCYYRMLKAHEVKLAMAFGRDYVVLGSSKDQVKQLGNAVTPPVMEWLVGQILEILN from the coding sequence ATGCCAAAGAAGAATTCACATATCACCATTACAGATCAGTTTTGCGGCGCCGGCGGCAGCTCGCAAGGTGCGACAAGCGCCGGGGAAAAGCTGGGCGGCGGCGTAGAGGTTAAGCTGGCCCTCAATCACTGGCAACTGGCCATTGAAACGCACAATACCAATTTCCCGGATACTTTACATGACTGCACTGATATCAGCGCCAGCGACCCACGCAGGTACCCGTCCACTCATATTCTGATTACCTCACCGGAATGTACGAACCACTCCCTGGCCAAGGGCCAAAAAGTAGTGAAGCAGCAGCTCGACATGTTCGCCGCTGGGAAACTGGATGCCGCCGCCGAACGGTCCCGCGCGACCATGTGGGATGTTCCCCGATTCGCCGAATACCACGGCTATCTCGCCATTATCGTAGAGAACGTGGTGGACGCCCGCAAGTGGGTTATGTTCGAGAGCTGGCTCCACGCCATGCATGCACTGGACTATAAGCACCGCTGCGTATACCACAACAGCATGCACCACCACCCGACGCCGCAGAGCCGCGACCGCATGTACGTAGTTTTCTGGAAAAAGTGGCTGAAAGAGCCCAACCTCGACTACACGCCGGCCGCTCACTGTCCGAAATGCGGTAAGGACGTGGCGGCAGTTCAGACCTGGAAACGTTCGGATGTCAGGTTTGGGAAATACCGGCAACAGTACGTGTATTGCTGCCCCGTGGATGGATCGGTGGTCGAGCCCTATTATTACGCCGCGTTCAACTGCATCGACTGGTCGGACCCTGGCAGGCGAATCGGGGACCGGGAGAAGCCGCTCAGCCCCAACACGGCTAAGCGAATTCAGTACGGACTGGACCGCTACGGGAAAGAGCCATTTCAGGTTGTTAATTACTCCCCAGGGTACGCCAGGTCATTGAGTGAGCCCACCGGCACGGTCACTACAACAGATCATCATGGAATTGTGCAGCCGTTTATTATAAACGATCAGCACTCCACCGGCATCGGGCATCGTGTTCGGGCTGCGGCTGAGTGTATCCCCGCTGTGACCACCCAGCCACATTTTAAAGTGGTATTCCCTTTCGTGATCAAGCAGGAGCACAGTAAGAACGAGCAAAACGCCAGATCTACCGCTCAGGCCTTCCAGACGCAAACAACGCGACAGAGCATGGCGCTCATTGCGCCACCACCGGTGATGGTTGAAAATAAGGGGACTTCATTCGCAAAGAGCATAACGGCACCCGCCGGCTGTGTTACCACCGTGGGTTACCATGGTGGTAACGCAACGGAAGCCTGGCAGTCATTCCTGGCTTCCTATTACAACGGTAGCAACTGCGTGCAGCATTTCACCGAGCCCACCGGCACCATCACCACCAACGATAGGGCAGCCTTGGTAAACTACCAGACACCTCGGGTGGAGGATTGTTACTACCGCATGTTAAAAGCTCACGAAGTAAAGTTAGCTATGGCCTTTGGTCGAGATTACGTGGTCCTGGGGTCATCGAAAGACCAAGTGAAGCAGCTGGGGAACGCCGTAACCCCTCCGGTAATGGAGTGGCTGGTTGGCCAGATTCTTGAAATTCTTAACTAA